The Pieris brassicae chromosome 6, ilPieBrab1.1, whole genome shotgun sequence genome window below encodes:
- the LOC123711132 gene encoding uncharacterized protein LOC123711132 isoform X1: protein MLAQESQTEPSNGNKNRTPSRCREWERQRRLKFNEAIAKLGELVLTINKENGDTANDKSGSTQFPKIEIIQKAIICLTNFTHEKSKLKAEVLALEVKLQGFKKLKCDTKDECVQVTLGTGRGKQNNKYMKLLRLKKCKNNLDNKDDKPQKSGKDPPKSRKALGQLPKLLPLPSKKENTIVMLPATPYIFPQRPILFPTATPTFVLLDTNLQSLNKLPIVNRNIHDITKTTMVNVLPISAYSRPLSAAKTKRNSKPKSTVKKGTKKKDESNVSQIPVSTKETLIRETSKDVEEKKKTDTDSSAGLIEQSAESTNTVNTDSSEKQISTQSNSVNNTEVPKETNTSEENFPAKISSENQESISQMDKTSMPLNTNVGSHAVPNTKPAANEPATTNKNTEFKDNKDQIQKDSKLQNILQQPICENVDAGNARLELAEEFLAASPTAAFLMSFPLVSGNRADSPNEETPQSTNLKENTCRTELPPQSFFEKQKPKPISKPQNESIKTTIAEKNQNPKILNKIADIKPPMTTANASVGSENPFLNLPLPTIVTTNCSITDSSFGLDFDCNVSKAPSNQPANYVSSNALFYKSDPFASVKNTVYSTSSLSSGHEYNSLGLYPCAVDNYSSKNKTDFPNIDENLMKINSSRLTYDIDLGWSHKSLDFNCTTTSNSLHKDNIFTSTPSTYSSSYNPFNPEFHASLSNVAKKDLLTSKSSTFTEAITSFYSQTGNLWADDVSSIFANASATKNTLSKNQQYTEPNQVNSNVKASKQYDSKHNLINLDNHKSHTTVTGNQHNVSEKYTKKSPSKMHINWMTSETRPSQNNCQQIQSETKENYKANYGHINASRKVGQNENYFPINMHHFPSQNNHEELQMWPPTKPAGTAEISIEPPPIHLPTLVGDLALGPHEKKRNDLINRGIYQADQNCSNFFSVTQLMNRSSDIPTSRSHATNIEQKPNTKHNLSQIVSDTSRKSINPRESNLQHCYGFGEAKVTNNFDALNQFSHTKSKTNKQEKNAKQQKNNYSAEALIRGGTCSQKVHENNTKFIIPSQKFGDFNVTHDTSVAQVSHYPPLLDYSENSYVGQQYSTTTLYNSTANTMPNTFYSNFMQNGSNLMPSSYTGGPFTGEFVDYNQSSECNYVNHKYDDIKLRNNTNFHQDKSTRREVAKHKLDCKKETTKKYPTKRSKITTESEEWGENTNILWQNKGMNKRHTNMMSEELQFPNLIGNQMPTQYQPDFLNTHLMPSNVQSVGSNVHGERTSSTFPVASRSNFNLSTLFPEITMKVQ, encoded by the exons ATGTTAGCTCAAGAATCACAAACCGAGCCAAGTAATGGTAACAAAAATCGAACTCCAAG ccGATGTAGAGAATGGGAACGTCAAAGGCGTCTTAAATTCAATGAAGCAATTGCTAAATTAGGTGAATTAGTACTgactattaataaagaaaatggaGATACTGCAAATGATAAATCAGGCAGCACTCAATTtcctaaaattgaaattatacaaaaagctataatttgtttaacaaattttacacatgaAAAGTCAAAGCTGA aAGCTGAAGTTTTAGCATTGGAAGTGAAATTGCAaggatttaaaaaactaaaatgtgaTACTAAAGATGAGTGCGTTCAGGTTACTCTAGGAACAGGAAGAGGTAAACAAA ataataaatacatgaagctcttaaggttaaaaaaatgcaaaaataatttagacaACAAGGATGATAAACCACAAAAATCAGGGAAGGATCCTCCTAAGTCAAGAAAAGCGTTAGGACAACTACCTAAACTGTTGCCTTTGCCAAGTAAAAAAG AAAATACAATTGTTATGCTGCCAGCAACACCATATATATTTCCTCAAAGGCCAATTTTATTTCCGACTGCAACTCCAACGTTTGTTTTACTAGATACCAATTTAcaatcactgaataaattgccaattgttaatagaaatatacatGATATTACCAAAACTACAATGGTAAATGTGCTACCTATATCTGCATATTCACGTCCCTTATCTGCTGCAAAAACAAAGCGAAATAGTAAACCAAAAAGTACTGTTAAAAAAGgaacaaagaaaaaagatgAAAGTAATGTATCTCAGATACCTGTCAGTACCAAAGAAACTTTAATTCGCGAAACAAGTAAAGATGttgaagaaaaaaagaaaacagacACTGATAGTTCAGCAGGACTCATCGAACAATCGGCAGAAAGCACGAATACGGTGAATACTGATTCTTCAGAAAAACAAATCTCAACTCAATCTAACTCGGTCAATAATACAGAAGTTCctaaagaaacaaatacatCTGAAGAAAATTTCCCTGCCAAAATATCGTCTGAAAATCAAGAGAGTATTAGTCAAATGGATAAGACTTCCATGCCTCTGAATACAAATGTTGGAAGTCATGCAGTTCCTAACACAAAACCTGCAGCAAATGAACCAGcaacaacaaacaaaaacactGAGTTCAAAGATAATAAAGATCAAATTCAGAAAGattcaaaattacaaaatattttgcagCAGCCGATATGTGAAAACGTTGATGCAGGCAATGCTAGATTAGAGTTAGCAGAAGAGTTTCTGGCTGCTTCGCCTACGGCTGCATTTCTTATGTCGTTTCCATTAGTTAGCGGTAATCGAGCTGACAGTCCCAATGAGGAAACACCACAGAGTACAAACTTGAAAGAGAATACTTGTAGAACAGAACTGCCCCCTCAGAGTTTCTTCGAAAAGCAAAAGCCGAAACCCATAAGTAAACCTCAAAATGAAAGCATTAAAACGACAATTGCTGAGAAAAATCAAAATCCCAAAATCCTAAATAAAATTGCAGACATTAAACCGCCCATGACAACAGCAAATGCGAGTGTCGGCAGTGAAAATCCTTTCCTTAATTTACCCCTCCCGACGATTGTTACCACAAATTGCAGCATAACTGATTCTTCATTTGGCTTAGATTTCGATTGCAATGTAAGTAAAGCCCCGTCGAACCAACCCGCTAATTATGTCAGTAGTAATGCTTTGTTCTATAAAAGTGATCCGTTTGCATCAGTAAAAAACACTGTTTACAGTACTAGTAGCCTGTCTTCTGGTCATGAATATAACAGTCTCGGTCTGTATCCTTGCGCGGTAGACAACTACTCctccaaaaataaaactgacTTTCCTAACATTGACGAAAATCTTATGAAGATTAACTCATCTAGACTTACCTATGATATTGATCTGGGATGGTCACATAAAAGTCTTGATTTCAACTGTACGACAACATCAAATTCCCTCCacaaagataatatatttacttcaaCCCCCTCGACTTACTCTAGCTCTTATAATCCCTTCAATCCAGAATTCCATGCTTCTCTATCCAATGTAGCTAAAAAAGACTTGTTAACTAGTAAATCGTCCACTTTTACTGAAGCAATCACTAGCTTTTATTCCCAGACCGGGAACTTATGGGCTGACGATGTGAGTTCCATATTTGCTAATGCATCAGCCACGAAAAATACGCTTTCAAAGAACCAACAGTACACAGAACCTAATCAAGTCAACAGTAATGTAAAGGCCTCGAAGCAGTATGATtccaaacataatttaataaatttagacaACCATAAATCTCACACAACGGTCACAGGCAACCAACATAATGTATCTGAGAAGTATACGAAAAAGTCACCCAGTAAAATGCACATAAATTGGATGACATCCGAAACCAGACCTTCACAAAACAATTGTCAACAAATTCAGTCAGAAACCAAAGAAAACTATAAAGCAAACTATGGCCACATCAACGCATCGAGAAAAGTGGgtcaaaatgaaaattattttcctaTTAATATGCATCATTTCCCATCGCAAAATAATCACGAGGAATTGCAGATGTGGCCGCCAACAAAACCCGCAGGAACAGCGGAAATCAGTATTGAACCACCGCCAATTCACTTGCCAACGTTAGTTGGAGATTTAGCATTGGGGCCGCACgaaaagaaaagaaatgaTTTAATCAACAGAGGTATATATCAAGCCGATCAAAACTGTTCTAACTTCTTCTCTGTCACTCAATTGATGAACCGTTCTTCCGATATTCCAACTTCGCGGTCACATGCAACAAACATTGAACAGAAGCCCAATACAAAACACAATTTAAGCCAGATTGTGAGCGATACCAGCCGCAAGTCTATCAATCCACGCGAAAGCAATCTTCAGCACTGTTATGGATTCGGTGAAGCTAAAGTAACCAATAACTTTGATGCACTAAACCAGTTCTCGCATACGAAGtcgaaaacaaataaacaggAGAAGAATGccaaacaacaaaaaaataattattccgcTGAAGCGCTAATACGCGGTGGTACGTGCAGTCAAAAAGTGCACGAgaacaatacaaaatttataataccaTCTCAAAAATTTGGTGATTTTAATGTTACGCACGATACAAGCGTAGCCCAAGTGTCGCATTACCCACCACTACTGGATTATTCGGAAAATAGTTACGTCGGCCAACAATATTCCACCACAACATTGTATAATTCAACGGCAAATACAATGcctaatacattttattcgaATTTTATGCAAAATGGAAGTAACTTAATGCCCAGTAGTTACACAGGTGGTCCGTTTACCGGTGAATTCGTAGATTATAACCAGTCATCCGAATGCAATTACGTAAATCACAAATACGACGACATCAAACTCAGAAACAACACAAACTTTCACCAAGACAAAAGCACAAGAAGAGAGGTCGCTAAACACAAACTTGATTGCAAAAAGGAGACAACTAAGAAATACCCCACAAAACGATCGAAAATTACCACAGAGTCTGAAGAATGGGGGGAGAATACAAACATATTGTGGCAGAATAAAGGAATGAATAAGAGACACACCAATATGATGTCAGAGGAATTACAGTTTCCTAACCTCATAGGCAATCAGATGCCCACACAGTATCAACCAGATTTTCTCAATACCCACCTCATGCCTTCAAACGTTCAGAGTGTAGGGTCTAATGTCCACGGCGAAAGGACTTCATCAACATTCCCTGTAGCTTCGCGGAGTAACTTCAATCTCAGCACATTGTTTCCAGAAATAACAATG AAAGTGCAATGA
- the LOC123710757 gene encoding sterol O-acyltransferase 2 isoform X2 — MERVARRRNHENDNGYSKEKDKDPEFVHRESVLTVLMNESLHIKAIYHIFVAILIMLFLDTVIYDIVERGKLNVGIASVVYGFGDIKRAFKIWLFELTVALIFYPGLRIYATTRKLVKKSAASCQLLAVVGVICLILLQICLIGVPCWELGRKHLAVGSSVAVTCEMFRFAMKICAVAGDCIPRCHNDQRPLPPFQHYLYFLFAPTLIYRDSYPRTKKIRWGMVLFHFSEVAAVVFYNCFLWERFILPYWSDYGKKPQDWWTKSRYSNYYRAWNRVVSSWLRDYIFRPITPFAGRPLAYVTVFFVSSVAHEVILALGFGFFYPVLLIQFGVMGVMLLPLTATAGKRFPSIFNMFMWLSFFIGTGMLWSLYPMEYFARKNCPPSENDSFFIPKSWSCPKIVLKPNWTFENPFDLNIE; from the exons ATGGAACGCGTTGCTCGCCGACGGAATCACGAAAATGATAATGGTTATTCGAAAGAAAAAGATAAAGATCCAGAATTCGTCCATAGGGAGTCCGTTTTAACAGTACTCATGAATGAGTCGCTACACATAAAGGCGATTTATCACATATTTGTCGCCATTTTGATCATGCTTTTCTTGGACACAGTCATTTACGACATCGTGGAACGTGGAAA ATTGAATGTTGGTATTGCATCTGTGGTGTATGGTTTCGGTGACATCAAGCGTGCCTTCAAGATTTGGCTGTTCGAGCTTACTGTCGCTCTTATTTTCTATCCGGGGCTACGGATATATGCAACTACGAGAAAATTGGTGAAAAAAAGTGCAG CGTCCTGTCAACTTCTAGCAGTGGTTGGTGTAATTTGCCTCATTCTACTGCAAATATGTCTGATTGGAGTGCCATGCTGGGAATTAGGAAGAAAACATCTTGCTGTGGGGTCATCTGTGGCGGTGACTTGTGAAATG TTCCGTTTTGCAATGAAAATCTGCGCGGTGGCAGGCGATTGTATACCCCGATGCCACAACGATCAGAGGCCATTGCCACCATTCCAACATTACTTGTACTTCCTGTTTGCACCGACACTTATTTATAGAGATTCATACCCTCG AACAAAGAAGATAAGGTGGGGAATGGTTTTGTTTCACTTCTCAGAGGTCGCTGCTGTCgtcttttataattgttttctttggGAGCGATTTATATTGCCTTATTGGTCTGACTATGGTAAAAAGCCACAG gaTTGGTGGACCAAATCTAGGTATTCTAATTACTATCGGGCGTGGAATCGTGTAGTTTCATCTTGGCTTCGTGACTACATTTTCCGCCCAATTACCCCCTTCGCTGGGCGTCCCCTTGCCTATGTAACCGTATTCTTT GTTTCATCGGTAGCTCACGAAGTTATCTTGGCACTTGGTTTTGGGTTCTTCTATCCTGTATTGCTGATACAGTTTGGCGTTATGGGTGTGATGCTCCTGCCACTCACCGCTACGGCGGGAAAACGATTTCCTagcatatttaatatgtttatgtggCTTTCATTTTTCATAGGCACAG gaaTGTTATGGAGTCTCTACCCAATGGAATATTTTGCTCGAAAGAACTGTCCGCCTTCCGAAAATGACAGCTTTTTCATACCAAAGTCATGGTCTTGTCCAAAAATAGTACTAAAACCTAATTGGACATTTGAAAATCcgtttgatttaaatatagaataa
- the LOC123710758 gene encoding syntenin-1-like, whose amino-acid sequence MSLYPSLEDMKVDNMIRAQLSQQQNGPPSFPPYQQNTSPSAPHHVYPALGDYMGLELSQDVIARNMPEYQVQVPQPGVLASSCNMIAPLSSQSSTLSKAIVSGAIRQVMLCKDRDGKCGLRLHSVNNGVFVCYVAAGSPATLAGLRFGDQILEINNVSLAGMSMEQCHAILKKSPTNGITMAVRDRPFERTITLHKDSLGHVGFQFKNGNIVGLVKDSSAARNGLLTDHQILEINTINVVGMKDKEISKVIDDGPTVVNVTVIPQYIYKHMINKMSNSLFKELDRTPAV is encoded by the exons ATGTCTCTGTATCCCTCATTGGAAGATATGAAAGTGGATAATATGATACGCGCACAGTTGAGTCAACAGCAAAACGGACCACCATCTTTCCCACCTTATCAACAAAACACGTCGCCAAGTGCTCCTCATCATGTTTACCCCGCTCTTGGTGATTACATGGGGCTTGAATTATCTCAAGATGTGATCGCTCGCAATATGCCTGAATATCAAGTTCAAGTC CCCCAACCTGGTGTACTAGCATCCTCATGTAATATGATAGCACCACTTTCATCACAGTCTTCAACTCTGTCTAAAGCAATTGTATCTGGCGCCATAAGGCAAGTGATGTTATGCAAAGACCGGGACGGTAAATGTGGACTAAGGCTTCATTCTGTAAATAATGGAGTATTTGTTTGTTACGTTGCTGCTGGAAGTCCAGCTACTTTAGCTGGTTTAAGATTTGGAGATCAGATACTTGAAATCAACAATGTATCTCTTGCTGGAATGTCAATGGAGCAATGTCATGCTATTTTAAAGAAGTCACCAACTAATGGAATCACTATGGCTGTTCGTGACAG ACCTTTTGAACGAACAATCACTCTACATAAAGATTCGCTTGGACATGTTGGCTTTCAgtttaaaaatggaaatatAGTTGGATTGGTCAAAGATTCATCTGCAGCTCGCAATGGCTTACTGACAGACCATCAGATTCTGGAAATAAACACTATAAATGTTGTGGGCATGAAAGATAAAGAGATCTCTAAAGTTATTGATGATGGCCCGACTGTTGTGAATGTGACAGTAATTCCTCAATATATCTACAAACACATGATAAACAA AATGTCAAATTCACTGTTCAAAGAGTTGGACCGCACACCTGCTGTTTAA
- the LOC123711132 gene encoding uncharacterized protein LOC123711132 isoform X2 → MKLLRLKKCKNNLDNKDDKPQKSGKDPPKSRKALGQLPKLLPLPSKKENTIVMLPATPYIFPQRPILFPTATPTFVLLDTNLQSLNKLPIVNRNIHDITKTTMVNVLPISAYSRPLSAAKTKRNSKPKSTVKKGTKKKDESNVSQIPVSTKETLIRETSKDVEEKKKTDTDSSAGLIEQSAESTNTVNTDSSEKQISTQSNSVNNTEVPKETNTSEENFPAKISSENQESISQMDKTSMPLNTNVGSHAVPNTKPAANEPATTNKNTEFKDNKDQIQKDSKLQNILQQPICENVDAGNARLELAEEFLAASPTAAFLMSFPLVSGNRADSPNEETPQSTNLKENTCRTELPPQSFFEKQKPKPISKPQNESIKTTIAEKNQNPKILNKIADIKPPMTTANASVGSENPFLNLPLPTIVTTNCSITDSSFGLDFDCNVSKAPSNQPANYVSSNALFYKSDPFASVKNTVYSTSSLSSGHEYNSLGLYPCAVDNYSSKNKTDFPNIDENLMKINSSRLTYDIDLGWSHKSLDFNCTTTSNSLHKDNIFTSTPSTYSSSYNPFNPEFHASLSNVAKKDLLTSKSSTFTEAITSFYSQTGNLWADDVSSIFANASATKNTLSKNQQYTEPNQVNSNVKASKQYDSKHNLINLDNHKSHTTVTGNQHNVSEKYTKKSPSKMHINWMTSETRPSQNNCQQIQSETKENYKANYGHINASRKVGQNENYFPINMHHFPSQNNHEELQMWPPTKPAGTAEISIEPPPIHLPTLVGDLALGPHEKKRNDLINRGIYQADQNCSNFFSVTQLMNRSSDIPTSRSHATNIEQKPNTKHNLSQIVSDTSRKSINPRESNLQHCYGFGEAKVTNNFDALNQFSHTKSKTNKQEKNAKQQKNNYSAEALIRGGTCSQKVHENNTKFIIPSQKFGDFNVTHDTSVAQVSHYPPLLDYSENSYVGQQYSTTTLYNSTANTMPNTFYSNFMQNGSNLMPSSYTGGPFTGEFVDYNQSSECNYVNHKYDDIKLRNNTNFHQDKSTRREVAKHKLDCKKETTKKYPTKRSKITTESEEWGENTNILWQNKGMNKRHTNMMSEELQFPNLIGNQMPTQYQPDFLNTHLMPSNVQSVGSNVHGERTSSTFPVASRSNFNLSTLFPEITMKVQ, encoded by the exons atgaagctcttaaggttaaaaaaatgcaaaaataatttagacaACAAGGATGATAAACCACAAAAATCAGGGAAGGATCCTCCTAAGTCAAGAAAAGCGTTAGGACAACTACCTAAACTGTTGCCTTTGCCAAGTAAAAAAG AAAATACAATTGTTATGCTGCCAGCAACACCATATATATTTCCTCAAAGGCCAATTTTATTTCCGACTGCAACTCCAACGTTTGTTTTACTAGATACCAATTTAcaatcactgaataaattgccaattgttaatagaaatatacatGATATTACCAAAACTACAATGGTAAATGTGCTACCTATATCTGCATATTCACGTCCCTTATCTGCTGCAAAAACAAAGCGAAATAGTAAACCAAAAAGTACTGTTAAAAAAGgaacaaagaaaaaagatgAAAGTAATGTATCTCAGATACCTGTCAGTACCAAAGAAACTTTAATTCGCGAAACAAGTAAAGATGttgaagaaaaaaagaaaacagacACTGATAGTTCAGCAGGACTCATCGAACAATCGGCAGAAAGCACGAATACGGTGAATACTGATTCTTCAGAAAAACAAATCTCAACTCAATCTAACTCGGTCAATAATACAGAAGTTCctaaagaaacaaatacatCTGAAGAAAATTTCCCTGCCAAAATATCGTCTGAAAATCAAGAGAGTATTAGTCAAATGGATAAGACTTCCATGCCTCTGAATACAAATGTTGGAAGTCATGCAGTTCCTAACACAAAACCTGCAGCAAATGAACCAGcaacaacaaacaaaaacactGAGTTCAAAGATAATAAAGATCAAATTCAGAAAGattcaaaattacaaaatattttgcagCAGCCGATATGTGAAAACGTTGATGCAGGCAATGCTAGATTAGAGTTAGCAGAAGAGTTTCTGGCTGCTTCGCCTACGGCTGCATTTCTTATGTCGTTTCCATTAGTTAGCGGTAATCGAGCTGACAGTCCCAATGAGGAAACACCACAGAGTACAAACTTGAAAGAGAATACTTGTAGAACAGAACTGCCCCCTCAGAGTTTCTTCGAAAAGCAAAAGCCGAAACCCATAAGTAAACCTCAAAATGAAAGCATTAAAACGACAATTGCTGAGAAAAATCAAAATCCCAAAATCCTAAATAAAATTGCAGACATTAAACCGCCCATGACAACAGCAAATGCGAGTGTCGGCAGTGAAAATCCTTTCCTTAATTTACCCCTCCCGACGATTGTTACCACAAATTGCAGCATAACTGATTCTTCATTTGGCTTAGATTTCGATTGCAATGTAAGTAAAGCCCCGTCGAACCAACCCGCTAATTATGTCAGTAGTAATGCTTTGTTCTATAAAAGTGATCCGTTTGCATCAGTAAAAAACACTGTTTACAGTACTAGTAGCCTGTCTTCTGGTCATGAATATAACAGTCTCGGTCTGTATCCTTGCGCGGTAGACAACTACTCctccaaaaataaaactgacTTTCCTAACATTGACGAAAATCTTATGAAGATTAACTCATCTAGACTTACCTATGATATTGATCTGGGATGGTCACATAAAAGTCTTGATTTCAACTGTACGACAACATCAAATTCCCTCCacaaagataatatatttacttcaaCCCCCTCGACTTACTCTAGCTCTTATAATCCCTTCAATCCAGAATTCCATGCTTCTCTATCCAATGTAGCTAAAAAAGACTTGTTAACTAGTAAATCGTCCACTTTTACTGAAGCAATCACTAGCTTTTATTCCCAGACCGGGAACTTATGGGCTGACGATGTGAGTTCCATATTTGCTAATGCATCAGCCACGAAAAATACGCTTTCAAAGAACCAACAGTACACAGAACCTAATCAAGTCAACAGTAATGTAAAGGCCTCGAAGCAGTATGATtccaaacataatttaataaatttagacaACCATAAATCTCACACAACGGTCACAGGCAACCAACATAATGTATCTGAGAAGTATACGAAAAAGTCACCCAGTAAAATGCACATAAATTGGATGACATCCGAAACCAGACCTTCACAAAACAATTGTCAACAAATTCAGTCAGAAACCAAAGAAAACTATAAAGCAAACTATGGCCACATCAACGCATCGAGAAAAGTGGgtcaaaatgaaaattattttcctaTTAATATGCATCATTTCCCATCGCAAAATAATCACGAGGAATTGCAGATGTGGCCGCCAACAAAACCCGCAGGAACAGCGGAAATCAGTATTGAACCACCGCCAATTCACTTGCCAACGTTAGTTGGAGATTTAGCATTGGGGCCGCACgaaaagaaaagaaatgaTTTAATCAACAGAGGTATATATCAAGCCGATCAAAACTGTTCTAACTTCTTCTCTGTCACTCAATTGATGAACCGTTCTTCCGATATTCCAACTTCGCGGTCACATGCAACAAACATTGAACAGAAGCCCAATACAAAACACAATTTAAGCCAGATTGTGAGCGATACCAGCCGCAAGTCTATCAATCCACGCGAAAGCAATCTTCAGCACTGTTATGGATTCGGTGAAGCTAAAGTAACCAATAACTTTGATGCACTAAACCAGTTCTCGCATACGAAGtcgaaaacaaataaacaggAGAAGAATGccaaacaacaaaaaaataattattccgcTGAAGCGCTAATACGCGGTGGTACGTGCAGTCAAAAAGTGCACGAgaacaatacaaaatttataataccaTCTCAAAAATTTGGTGATTTTAATGTTACGCACGATACAAGCGTAGCCCAAGTGTCGCATTACCCACCACTACTGGATTATTCGGAAAATAGTTACGTCGGCCAACAATATTCCACCACAACATTGTATAATTCAACGGCAAATACAATGcctaatacattttattcgaATTTTATGCAAAATGGAAGTAACTTAATGCCCAGTAGTTACACAGGTGGTCCGTTTACCGGTGAATTCGTAGATTATAACCAGTCATCCGAATGCAATTACGTAAATCACAAATACGACGACATCAAACTCAGAAACAACACAAACTTTCACCAAGACAAAAGCACAAGAAGAGAGGTCGCTAAACACAAACTTGATTGCAAAAAGGAGACAACTAAGAAATACCCCACAAAACGATCGAAAATTACCACAGAGTCTGAAGAATGGGGGGAGAATACAAACATATTGTGGCAGAATAAAGGAATGAATAAGAGACACACCAATATGATGTCAGAGGAATTACAGTTTCCTAACCTCATAGGCAATCAGATGCCCACACAGTATCAACCAGATTTTCTCAATACCCACCTCATGCCTTCAAACGTTCAGAGTGTAGGGTCTAATGTCCACGGCGAAAGGACTTCATCAACATTCCCTGTAGCTTCGCGGAGTAACTTCAATCTCAGCACATTGTTTCCAGAAATAACAATG AAAGTGCAATGA
- the LOC123710757 gene encoding sterol O-acyltransferase 1 isoform X1: MERVARRRNHENDNGYSKEKDKDPEFVHRESVLTVLMNESLHIKAIYHIFVAILIMLFLDTVIYDIVERGKLNVGIASVVYGFGDIKRAFKIWLFELTVALIFYPGLRIYATTRKLVKKSAASCQLLAVVGVICLILLQICLIGVPCWELGRKHLAVGSSVAVTCEMFRFAMKICAVAGDCIPRCHNDQRPLPPFQHYLYFLFAPTLIYRDSYPRTKKIRWGMVLFHFSEVAAVVFYNCFLWERFILPYWSDYGKKPQVEAGTVVRGMFACVLPGLISFLCGFYCLLHAWLNAFAEIMTFGDRLFYEDWWTKSRYSNYYRAWNRVVSSWLRDYIFRPITPFAGRPLAYVTVFFVSSVAHEVILALGFGFFYPVLLIQFGVMGVMLLPLTATAGKRFPSIFNMFMWLSFFIGTGMLWSLYPMEYFARKNCPPSENDSFFIPKSWSCPKIVLKPNWTFENPFDLNIE, encoded by the exons ATGGAACGCGTTGCTCGCCGACGGAATCACGAAAATGATAATGGTTATTCGAAAGAAAAAGATAAAGATCCAGAATTCGTCCATAGGGAGTCCGTTTTAACAGTACTCATGAATGAGTCGCTACACATAAAGGCGATTTATCACATATTTGTCGCCATTTTGATCATGCTTTTCTTGGACACAGTCATTTACGACATCGTGGAACGTGGAAA ATTGAATGTTGGTATTGCATCTGTGGTGTATGGTTTCGGTGACATCAAGCGTGCCTTCAAGATTTGGCTGTTCGAGCTTACTGTCGCTCTTATTTTCTATCCGGGGCTACGGATATATGCAACTACGAGAAAATTGGTGAAAAAAAGTGCAG CGTCCTGTCAACTTCTAGCAGTGGTTGGTGTAATTTGCCTCATTCTACTGCAAATATGTCTGATTGGAGTGCCATGCTGGGAATTAGGAAGAAAACATCTTGCTGTGGGGTCATCTGTGGCGGTGACTTGTGAAATG TTCCGTTTTGCAATGAAAATCTGCGCGGTGGCAGGCGATTGTATACCCCGATGCCACAACGATCAGAGGCCATTGCCACCATTCCAACATTACTTGTACTTCCTGTTTGCACCGACACTTATTTATAGAGATTCATACCCTCG AACAAAGAAGATAAGGTGGGGAATGGTTTTGTTTCACTTCTCAGAGGTCGCTGCTGTCgtcttttataattgttttctttggGAGCGATTTATATTGCCTTATTGGTCTGACTATGGTAAAAAGCCACAG GTTGAAGCTGGTACTGTAGTACGCGGAATGTTCGCCTGTGTTTTGCCCGGTTTAATATCATTTCTATGTGGCTTCTATTGTCTTCTACACGCCTGGCTCAATGCCTTCGCTGAGATTATGACATTTGGAGACCGTCTTTTTTACGAG gaTTGGTGGACCAAATCTAGGTATTCTAATTACTATCGGGCGTGGAATCGTGTAGTTTCATCTTGGCTTCGTGACTACATTTTCCGCCCAATTACCCCCTTCGCTGGGCGTCCCCTTGCCTATGTAACCGTATTCTTT GTTTCATCGGTAGCTCACGAAGTTATCTTGGCACTTGGTTTTGGGTTCTTCTATCCTGTATTGCTGATACAGTTTGGCGTTATGGGTGTGATGCTCCTGCCACTCACCGCTACGGCGGGAAAACGATTTCCTagcatatttaatatgtttatgtggCTTTCATTTTTCATAGGCACAG gaaTGTTATGGAGTCTCTACCCAATGGAATATTTTGCTCGAAAGAACTGTCCGCCTTCCGAAAATGACAGCTTTTTCATACCAAAGTCATGGTCTTGTCCAAAAATAGTACTAAAACCTAATTGGACATTTGAAAATCcgtttgatttaaatatagaataa